In the genome of Lynx canadensis isolate LIC74 chromosome X, mLynCan4.pri.v2, whole genome shotgun sequence, one region contains:
- the LOC115506935 gene encoding cancer/testis antigen 1-like → MAAASERVGVGAMQAPGDGAGGADGADGAQILDDGAGGATGSAGSSSGPGNPGGRDGTATSGTVAGEAPQVEGASPAPRQGGEASASASASASGDASEKQVLEFALTVPFLCYVDAELTYQYLTSSAECYHEAVHTELTVIGSDLFIRLTAEDPVLLQISTASLLNQLSMVVQTMQHLVPAIFSRPRPGKGG, encoded by the exons ATGGCGGCGGCCTCTGAGCGGGTGGGTGTGGGGGCCATGCAGGCCCCGGGCGACGGTGCGGGCGGCGCGGACGGCGCGGACGGCGCGCAGATCCTGGACGACGGCGCCGGTGGTGCGACGGGTAGTGCTGGCTCGTCCAGTGGCCCCGGAAATCCCGGAGGCCGGGACGGCACCGCGACGTCGGGCACCGTGGCTGGGGAAGCTCCCCAGGTCGAGGGGGCATCGCCCGCCCCAAGGCAGGGGGGAGAGGCTTCGGCCTCGGCCTCGGCCTCGGCCTCCGGGGATGCCTCAGAAAAGCAAGTGTTGGAATT TGCCCTCACGGTGCCTTTCCTGTGTTACGTGGATGCGGAGCTGACCTACCAGTACCTGACCTCGAGTGCCGAATGCTACCACGAAGCGGTTCACACGGAGCTCACAGTGATTGGCAGTGACTTGTTTAT CCGACTAACTGCTGAAGACCCTGTCCTCCTGCAGATTTCCACCGCCTCCTTGCTCAACCAGCTTTCCATGGTGGTGCAGACCATGCAGCACTTGGTGCCCGCGATTTTTTCTAGGCCTCGGCCTGGAAAAGGGGGCTGA
- the LOC116737886 gene encoding EKC/KEOPS complex subunit Lage3-like, translating into MARRALTTHVQRHRGLAQKELCVRGSALAVRWTTEDPMCFRVSVNSFLDRLPLVIRNIHALGSRPPRRLAPGKGAEA; encoded by the exons ATGGCCCGCAGGGCCCTGACTACACACGTCCAACGCCACCGAGGGTTGGCTCAGAAGGAGCTTTGCGTGAGGGGCAGCGCCCTGGCCGT GAGATGGACTACTGAAGACCCCATGTGCTTCCGAGTTTCCGTCAACTCCTTCCTGGACCGGCTTCCCCTGGTGATACGAAACATTCACGCCTTGGGGTCCCGGCCTCCGCGACGCCTAGCCCCGGGAAAGGGGGCCGAGGCCTAA
- the LOC115507170 gene encoding EKC/KEOPS complex subunit LAGE3-like — translation MQAADADAGGPAGGADNSLEGRGQGGCGGLCSAGTEAAVAGAAPRVPRPQHAPGPGGDALSTAGRPETRVHIFALGVPFPSHLEAEIACASLAPDREPHGGIVEKQLTVTDSVLAIRWRAENSRLLRISIINFLDQLSLVIRTMQRFGPPVSR, via the exons ATGCAGGCGGCAGACGCAGACGCAGGCGGCCCGGCGGGCGGCGCCGACAACAGCCTGGAGGGCCGGGGCCAGGGCGGCTGTGGCGGCCTTTGCAGCGCAGGCACGGAGGCCGCGGTCGCCGGCGCAGCTCCGCGTGTCCCGCGACCACAGCACGCCCCGGGGCCAGGCGGAGATGCCCTCTCCACGGCCGGAAGGCCGGAAACCCGAGTACACATATT CGCCCTCGGCGTGCCTTTCCCGTCCCACTTGGAGGCGGAGATCGCCTGTGCGTCCTTGGCCCCAGATCGGGAACCGCACGGAGGCATCGTGGAGAAGCAGCTCACCGTAACTGACAGCGTTCTGGCCAT cCGCTGGAGAGCTGAAAACTCTCGCCTCCTCCGAATTTCCATCATCAACTTTCTTGACCAGCTTTCCCTGGTGATTCGGACCATGCAGCGCTTCGGGCCCCCTGTTTCCCGCTAA